In a single window of the Hoplias malabaricus isolate fHopMal1 unplaced genomic scaffold, fHopMal1.hap1 scaffold_106, whole genome shotgun sequence genome:
- the jmjd8 gene encoding jmjC domain-containing protein 8, whose protein sequence is MAKFWRFLGSYVLLLLFQLVKLEDNGGWGLDSSLSDEGACNVDVRDVSSITHTEFLQEYAYTKPIILRGLTDNTKFRFLCSKTSLLREYKDKTVRLSTANTHSYRKVDVKFEEFVRFLLTPQSEETLGSDTLYFFGDNNFTEWHSLFEEYKAPVYDLPHTSPAYSFGIAGAGTGVPFHWHGPGYSEVIYGRKRWFLYPPDHPPEFHPNHTTLSWVTHSYPNLESHNKPLECTIKPGEVLYFPDRWWHATLNLDTSVFISTFLG, encoded by the exons ATGGCCAAGTTTTGGAGGTTTTTGGGATCATATGTTCTGCTCCTGTTGTTCCAGTTAGTGAAGCTGGAGGATAACGGAGGCTG GGGACTTGATTCAAGTCTTAGTGATGAAGGTGCCTGCAACGTTGACGTCCGGGACGTGtcatccatcacacacacagagtttttACAAGA ATATGCCTACACAAAACCTATAATACTTAGAGGACTCACTGATAACACA AAATTCCGCTTCCTGTGTTCCAAGACCAGTCTTCTGAGGGAATACAAAGATAAAACTGTTCGACTAAgcactgcaaacacacactcgtACAGGAAAG TGGACGTGAAATTTGAAGAATTTGTGAGATTCCTGTTGACTCCTCAGTCTGAAGAAACATTGGGCAGTG ATACACTGTATTTCTTTGGTGATAATAATTTTACCGAGTGGCACTCTCTGTTTGAAGAGTATAAAGCTCCAGTTTACGATTTACCACACACAAGCCCAGCGTACAGCTTCGGAATCGCAG gtgcaGGTACTGGAGTGCCATTTCATTGGCATGGTCCTGGCTACTCCGAAGTCATCTATGGTAGAAag cgCTGGTTCCTGTACCCCCCTGATCATCCTCCTGAGTTTCACCCCAATCACACCACACTGTCCTGGGTCACACACTCCTACCCTAACCTGGAGTCACACAATAAACCACTGGAATGTACCATCAAACCAGGAGAG
- the slc25a19 gene encoding mitochondrial thiamine pyrophosphate carrier isoform X1 produces the protein MVGYDPNLNLTPDEAALAGSAAGMVTRAIISPLDVIKIRFQLQIEKVSSKNPQGKYSSLLQASRCMLTEEGLQAFWKGHIPAQLLSVCYGAVQFASFETLTELVHKNTSYNSQMPGVHFLCGGLAAVSATIACQPLDTLRTRFAAQGEPKVYHTLRHAVFTMYRQEGVLTFYRGLTPTLVAVFPYAGLQFFFYNVLNKLLKRNSSKSKGGLQSLLSGSIAGVISKTITYPFDLFKKRLQVGGFEEARIHFGQVRTYRGFLDCAVRISREEGLRGFFKGLSPSLLKAALSTGLTFFWYEFFTNAISSLKSQP, from the exons ATGGTGGGATATGACCCAAATTTAAATCTAACCCCAGACGAAGCAGCTCTGGCAGGGTCAGCAGCCGGCATGGTCACCAGGGCCATCATCAGCCCATTGGACGTGATCAAGATCAGGTTCCAG TTACAGATTGAGAAGGTGTCCTCCAAAAACCCTCAGGGGAAATACTCCAGCCTGCTTCAGGCCTCACGCTGTATGCTAACAGAGGAAGGACTGCAGGCGTTCTGGAAAGGCCACATACCTGCCCAGCTGCTGTCGGTGTGTTATGGAGCTGTTCAG tttgccAGTTTCGAGACCCTGACAGAGCTGGTCCATAAGAACACTTCTTATAACAGCCAGATGCCCGGAGTGCACTTCCTGTGTGGAGGTTTAGCTGCAGTTTCGGCAACCATTGCCTGCCAGCCACTCGACACACTCCGCACACGCTTCGCCGCTCAGGGGGAACCAAAa GTGTACCACACACTTCGGcatgctgtgtttacaatgtACCGCCAGGAGGGGGTGCTCACATTCTACAGAGGCCTGACCCCTACATTGGTGGCTGTTTTCCCCTATGCCGGCCttcagtttttcttttacaATGTCCTCAACAAGCTGCTGAAGCGCAACAGCTCCAAATCAAAAG GTGGTCTGCAGAGTCTGCTGAGTGGCAGCATCGCTGGGGTCATCAGCAAAACCATCACATACCCTTTTGACCTTTTCAAAAAGAGACTCCAGGTCGGAGGTTTTGAGGAGGCCAGAATCCACTTTGGGCAG GTCCGGACATATCGTGGCTTTCTGGACTGCGCAGTGAGAATTTCCAGAGAGGAGGGACTACGGGGTTTCTTTAAGGGGCTTTCCCCCAGCTTGCTGAAAGCTGCTCTGTCTACAGGACTCACTTTCTTCTGGTATGAGTTCTTTACCAATGCCATCTCCAGCCTGAAGAGTCAGCCATGA
- the slc25a19 gene encoding mitochondrial thiamine pyrophosphate carrier isoform X3 produces MVGYDPNLNLTPDEAALAGSAAGMVTRAIISPLDVIKIRFQLQIEKVSSKNPQGKYSSLLQASRCMLTEEGLQAFWKGHIPAQLLSVCYGAVQVYHTLRHAVFTMYRQEGVLTFYRGLTPTLVAVFPYAGLQFFFYNVLNKLLKRNSSKSKGGLQSLLSGSIAGVISKTITYPFDLFKKRLQVGGFEEARIHFGQVRTYRGFLDCAVRISREEGLRGFFKGLSPSLLKAALSTGLTFFWYEFFTNAISSLKSQP; encoded by the exons ATGGTGGGATATGACCCAAATTTAAATCTAACCCCAGACGAAGCAGCTCTGGCAGGGTCAGCAGCCGGCATGGTCACCAGGGCCATCATCAGCCCATTGGACGTGATCAAGATCAGGTTCCAG TTACAGATTGAGAAGGTGTCCTCCAAAAACCCTCAGGGGAAATACTCCAGCCTGCTTCAGGCCTCACGCTGTATGCTAACAGAGGAAGGACTGCAGGCGTTCTGGAAAGGCCACATACCTGCCCAGCTGCTGTCGGTGTGTTATGGAGCTGTTCAG GTGTACCACACACTTCGGcatgctgtgtttacaatgtACCGCCAGGAGGGGGTGCTCACATTCTACAGAGGCCTGACCCCTACATTGGTGGCTGTTTTCCCCTATGCCGGCCttcagtttttcttttacaATGTCCTCAACAAGCTGCTGAAGCGCAACAGCTCCAAATCAAAAG GTGGTCTGCAGAGTCTGCTGAGTGGCAGCATCGCTGGGGTCATCAGCAAAACCATCACATACCCTTTTGACCTTTTCAAAAAGAGACTCCAGGTCGGAGGTTTTGAGGAGGCCAGAATCCACTTTGGGCAG GTCCGGACATATCGTGGCTTTCTGGACTGCGCAGTGAGAATTTCCAGAGAGGAGGGACTACGGGGTTTCTTTAAGGGGCTTTCCCCCAGCTTGCTGAAAGCTGCTCTGTCTACAGGACTCACTTTCTTCTGGTATGAGTTCTTTACCAATGCCATCTCCAGCCTGAAGAGTCAGCCATGA
- the slc25a19 gene encoding mitochondrial thiamine pyrophosphate carrier isoform X2, producing MVGYDPNLNLTPDEAALAGSAAGMVTRAIISPLDVIKIRFQIEKVSSKNPQGKYSSLLQASRCMLTEEGLQAFWKGHIPAQLLSVCYGAVQFASFETLTELVHKNTSYNSQMPGVHFLCGGLAAVSATIACQPLDTLRTRFAAQGEPKVYHTLRHAVFTMYRQEGVLTFYRGLTPTLVAVFPYAGLQFFFYNVLNKLLKRNSSKSKGGLQSLLSGSIAGVISKTITYPFDLFKKRLQVGGFEEARIHFGQVRTYRGFLDCAVRISREEGLRGFFKGLSPSLLKAALSTGLTFFWYEFFTNAISSLKSQP from the exons ATGGTGGGATATGACCCAAATTTAAATCTAACCCCAGACGAAGCAGCTCTGGCAGGGTCAGCAGCCGGCATGGTCACCAGGGCCATCATCAGCCCATTGGACGTGATCAAGATCAGGTTCCAG ATTGAGAAGGTGTCCTCCAAAAACCCTCAGGGGAAATACTCCAGCCTGCTTCAGGCCTCACGCTGTATGCTAACAGAGGAAGGACTGCAGGCGTTCTGGAAAGGCCACATACCTGCCCAGCTGCTGTCGGTGTGTTATGGAGCTGTTCAG tttgccAGTTTCGAGACCCTGACAGAGCTGGTCCATAAGAACACTTCTTATAACAGCCAGATGCCCGGAGTGCACTTCCTGTGTGGAGGTTTAGCTGCAGTTTCGGCAACCATTGCCTGCCAGCCACTCGACACACTCCGCACACGCTTCGCCGCTCAGGGGGAACCAAAa GTGTACCACACACTTCGGcatgctgtgtttacaatgtACCGCCAGGAGGGGGTGCTCACATTCTACAGAGGCCTGACCCCTACATTGGTGGCTGTTTTCCCCTATGCCGGCCttcagtttttcttttacaATGTCCTCAACAAGCTGCTGAAGCGCAACAGCTCCAAATCAAAAG GTGGTCTGCAGAGTCTGCTGAGTGGCAGCATCGCTGGGGTCATCAGCAAAACCATCACATACCCTTTTGACCTTTTCAAAAAGAGACTCCAGGTCGGAGGTTTTGAGGAGGCCAGAATCCACTTTGGGCAG GTCCGGACATATCGTGGCTTTCTGGACTGCGCAGTGAGAATTTCCAGAGAGGAGGGACTACGGGGTTTCTTTAAGGGGCTTTCCCCCAGCTTGCTGAAAGCTGCTCTGTCTACAGGACTCACTTTCTTCTGGTATGAGTTCTTTACCAATGCCATCTCCAGCCTGAAGAGTCAGCCATGA